A region of Thermorudis peleae DNA encodes the following proteins:
- a CDS encoding phosphosulfolactate synthase — translation MSNEQHRAFPFIRLNPRDPKPRRRGLTEIRGPYYTPMGKRYLEDILENFGWWIDTLKFAGGSFTLMPRDQLVELLDLCHRYDVQVSTGGFVERVLLQGPDVVDRYIQECKAVGFDIIEISAGFISIPVDDVLRLIDKVQRAGLKPKPEVGIQFGAGGASATEALEAEGTQAVEWAIARARRYLDAGAWMIMIESEGITENVRTWRTDVPAKIIDALGLERIMFEAADPPVFEWYIKNYGPEVNLFVDHSQIVQLECLRSGIWGTTSTWARVLTYKDEGNAS, via the coding sequence ATGAGCAACGAGCAACACCGTGCGTTCCCATTCATCCGCTTGAATCCTCGTGATCCTAAGCCACGCCGCCGCGGCTTAACGGAAATCCGTGGTCCATACTACACGCCGATGGGCAAGCGCTACCTAGAGGATATTCTTGAGAATTTCGGCTGGTGGATTGACACGCTCAAATTCGCGGGAGGCTCATTCACCCTCATGCCCCGCGATCAGTTGGTGGAACTACTCGACCTCTGTCACCGCTATGATGTGCAGGTGTCAACTGGCGGCTTCGTTGAGCGAGTATTGCTGCAGGGACCAGATGTCGTCGATCGCTACATCCAAGAGTGCAAGGCTGTTGGATTCGATATCATCGAGATTTCAGCGGGCTTCATCTCGATCCCGGTCGATGACGTGCTTCGGCTCATCGACAAGGTCCAACGTGCTGGTCTCAAGCCCAAGCCAGAAGTTGGCATCCAGTTTGGCGCTGGCGGCGCGAGCGCGACGGAAGCGCTTGAGGCTGAGGGAACACAGGCAGTGGAATGGGCGATTGCTCGTGCCCGCCGCTATCTCGACGCTGGTGCATGGATGATCATGATCGAGTCTGAAGGAATTACGGAGAATGTCCGTACCTGGCGCACAGACGTCCCAGCCAAGATCATCGACGCACTCGGGCTGGAGCGAATCATGTTCGAGGCGGCCGATCCGCCTGTCTTTGAGTGGTACATCAAGAATTACGGACCTGAAGTCAATCTCTTCGTCGATCACAGCCAGATTGTGCAACTTGAATGTCTTCGCTCTGGCATCTGGGGCACAACGAGCACGTGGGCACGTGTGCTGACCTACAAAGACGAAGGCAACGCGTCCTAG
- a CDS encoding phosphoenolpyruvate carboxylase, protein MTLSASDDVLYAALRREVDLLGRLLGNAIRRLSGEALFQLEEDVRALAKQLRSQPDDPTAREALMARVASLTPEEAEGLVRAFTAYFHLVNLAEERHRVRVNRARERQSTPEAPRPESLLALVAALKAAGWSADETIALLTSLRLELTLTAHPTETRRRTLRHHLQVLNALLDALERGEVVEEALQARVDLLWMTRELRVRAPTVADEVRGGLSYLPTTLWDALPRVVAGLEHAVEAIYGVRPQLPSPIRFRSWIGGDRDGNPHVTPDVTAWAQDYAQAEAARNYVVALDALIRDLSLAAERLPEGVQAGDEADPEVAERFPGEPFRRRLEPLRRQLQQLLAHPGASSIDPAHVVRILAETEASLIQARLEPVARVLVTPLRICAETFGLAFVPLDLREHVTAHAEAVAELLAAGGVCSDYLSLSLPARASLLTRELATARPLAPVGYQPRTRALAVALGALRAWRERGAYIISGCRAPSDVLEVFLLAREVGLYRPGDGLPFDVVPLFETAADLAAAPETLRQLLALPLFLTHVHKRGGLEIMIGYSDSNKDVGYLAANWALYQAQEALSAVAREFRVPVRFFHGRGTSTARGGGGTAGRAIASLPPGTVGCQLRLTEQGEALADRYSHPELALRNLEQLVYHLGLAAARDHRGAGLPVPDVWRQALAEAAARSEEAYRQLVDAPGFLDFFLALTPLREIGALKIASRPIARSTMIRNIRELRAIPWVMAWTQVRLLLPGWYGLAEGLRAIPPALRREMAQSWPFFATVLDGAALALAKADLGVARTYLRLVPADLAERFFPIIAQAFTETCSLLEETRGAPLLAHHPVLARQINLRNPYVDPLSAIQVALLARYRTLPPDAPERAALERPLLLSILGIAAGLRNAG, encoded by the coding sequence ATGACGCTCTCAGCCAGCGACGATGTGCTCTATGCTGCCCTCAGGCGGGAAGTTGACCTGCTTGGACGGCTCCTCGGCAACGCAATTCGCCGCCTCTCCGGCGAAGCGCTCTTCCAGCTAGAAGAAGACGTGCGAGCCCTGGCCAAGCAGCTTCGTAGTCAGCCAGACGATCCCACTGCGCGAGAGGCCCTCATGGCGCGCGTTGCGAGCCTAACTCCCGAAGAAGCCGAAGGGTTAGTGCGCGCGTTCACCGCCTATTTCCACCTCGTCAATCTCGCCGAAGAACGTCACCGTGTTCGGGTCAACCGTGCTCGCGAGCGGCAAAGTACGCCTGAGGCGCCGCGCCCCGAGTCACTGCTCGCGCTGGTCGCCGCGCTCAAAGCTGCTGGTTGGTCAGCCGATGAAACGATTGCGCTGCTGACAAGCCTGCGCCTTGAGCTTACGTTGACTGCCCATCCTACGGAGACACGGCGCCGTACCTTGCGTCACCATCTTCAAGTCCTCAACGCGTTGCTTGATGCACTTGAGCGTGGCGAAGTGGTTGAGGAAGCGCTCCAGGCGCGCGTTGATCTCCTGTGGATGACGCGTGAGTTACGGGTGCGCGCGCCCACGGTTGCTGACGAAGTGCGCGGCGGCCTCAGCTACCTGCCGACGACCTTGTGGGATGCCTTACCGCGGGTAGTTGCTGGCCTCGAGCATGCGGTTGAAGCGATCTACGGTGTCCGCCCGCAGTTGCCCAGTCCGATCCGTTTTCGGAGTTGGATTGGCGGTGACCGCGATGGTAACCCTCATGTCACTCCAGATGTCACAGCATGGGCACAGGACTATGCGCAGGCCGAAGCAGCACGGAATTATGTAGTCGCGCTCGATGCGCTTATCCGTGATCTCTCCCTGGCTGCTGAACGTTTGCCTGAAGGTGTCCAAGCTGGAGACGAGGCTGACCCAGAGGTGGCCGAGCGCTTTCCTGGTGAACCGTTCCGCCGACGTCTCGAGCCGCTACGCCGTCAGCTTCAGCAGTTACTTGCCCATCCTGGGGCATCAAGCATAGACCCCGCGCACGTCGTGCGGATTCTAGCTGAAACCGAGGCCAGCCTGATACAAGCTCGTCTTGAGCCGGTTGCACGGGTGCTTGTCACCCCGCTGCGTATCTGCGCTGAAACGTTCGGGCTTGCGTTTGTCCCACTTGATCTCCGTGAACATGTTACAGCGCATGCTGAAGCAGTGGCCGAGTTGTTGGCTGCCGGGGGCGTATGTTCAGACTATCTCTCGCTTTCTCTGCCGGCGCGTGCATCATTGCTAACCCGCGAGCTTGCTACGGCACGCCCGCTTGCCCCGGTCGGCTACCAGCCACGCACTCGCGCGCTGGCGGTGGCACTCGGCGCATTGCGTGCCTGGCGCGAGCGCGGAGCCTACATCATTAGCGGCTGTCGTGCGCCATCGGATGTCCTAGAGGTGTTCCTCCTCGCGCGAGAGGTTGGCCTCTATCGTCCTGGCGATGGCTTGCCCTTCGATGTTGTCCCGCTCTTCGAGACAGCGGCCGATCTTGCGGCTGCGCCTGAAACACTGCGGCAGCTCCTCGCGCTGCCACTCTTCCTCACCCACGTCCACAAGCGTGGCGGCCTCGAGATCATGATCGGCTACTCTGATTCCAATAAAGATGTCGGCTACTTGGCAGCAAATTGGGCCCTCTACCAAGCACAAGAAGCCCTCAGCGCCGTTGCTCGTGAGTTTCGGGTGCCGGTTCGGTTCTTCCATGGCCGCGGCACGTCAACGGCTCGTGGCGGGGGTGGTACGGCTGGGCGTGCAATTGCGAGCTTGCCGCCAGGGACCGTCGGCTGTCAGTTGCGCTTAACTGAGCAAGGTGAGGCGCTGGCTGATCGGTACAGTCATCCAGAACTGGCCTTGCGCAACCTCGAGCAACTGGTCTACCATCTCGGTCTCGCTGCTGCACGTGATCATCGAGGAGCGGGTCTGCCAGTTCCAGACGTATGGCGACAGGCATTAGCGGAAGCAGCGGCGCGTTCGGAGGAAGCTTATCGGCAACTCGTTGATGCACCTGGCTTCCTCGACTTCTTCCTAGCCTTGACACCGCTGCGTGAGATCGGCGCGCTCAAGATTGCTTCCCGCCCGATTGCCCGCAGCACCATGATCCGCAATATCCGTGAACTACGGGCAATTCCATGGGTGATGGCGTGGACGCAGGTGCGGCTACTCTTGCCAGGTTGGTATGGCCTTGCTGAGGGCTTACGAGCAATCCCGCCAGCGCTCCGGCGGGAGATGGCGCAATCGTGGCCGTTCTTTGCCACCGTGCTCGACGGTGCAGCGCTGGCTCTCGCCAAGGCTGACCTCGGCGTTGCGCGCACCTACTTGCGGCTTGTCCCGGCCGATCTTGCTGAGCGTTTCTTCCCGATAATTGCACAGGCGTTTACAGAGACCTGTTCCTTGCTCGAAGAGACGCGTGGTGCTCCACTCCTTGCTCACCATCCTGTTCTTGCGCGGCAAATCAACCTGCGCAATCCGTACGTCGACCCACTGAGCGCTATCCAGGTGGCACTGCTTGCGCGCTATCGCACGCTTCCACCTGACGCACCTGAGCGTGCGGCGCTCGAACGGCCTCTGTTACTCTCGATTCTCGGGATTGCTGCGGGGCTGCGCAACGCTGGCTAA